A portion of the Rhinopithecus roxellana isolate Shanxi Qingling chromosome 19, ASM756505v1, whole genome shotgun sequence genome contains these proteins:
- the LOC104658487 gene encoding keratin-associated protein 4-2 isoform X1, which translates to MVNSCCGSVCSDQGCGLENCCRPSCCQTTCCRTTCCRPSCCVSSCCRPQCCQSVCCQPTCCRPSCCQTTCCRTTCCRPSCCVSSCCRPLCCQSVCCQPTCCRPSCSQTTCCRPQCCQSVCCQPTCCCPSCCQTTCCRPQCCQSVCCQPTCCRPSCCQTTCCRTTCYRPSCCVSSCCRPTCSSGSCC; encoded by the coding sequence ATGGTCAACTCCTGTTGTGGCTCTGTGTGCTCTGACCAGGGCTGTGGCCTAGAGAACTGCTGCCGTCCCAGCTGCTGCCAGACCACCTGCTGCAGGACCACCTGCTGCCGCCCCAGCTGCTGTGTGTCCAGCTGCTGCAGGCCCCAGTGCTGCCAATCTGTGTGCTGCCAGCCCACCTGCTGCCGCCCCAGCTGCTGTCAGACCACCTGCTGCAGGACTACCTGTTGCCGCCCCAGCTGCTGTGTATCCAGCTGCTGCAGGCCCTTGTGCTGCCAGTCTGTGTGCTGCCAGCCCACCTGCTGCCGCCCCAGCTGCTCTCAGACCACCTGCTGCAGGCCCCAGTGCTGCCAGTCTGTGTGCTGCCAGCCCACATGCTGCTGCCCCAGCTGCTGCCAGACCACTTGCTGCAGGCCCCAGTGCTGTCAGTCTGTGTGTTGCCAGCCCACCTGCTGCCGCCCCAGCTGCTGCCAGACCACCTGCTGCAGGACCACCTGCTACCGCCCCAGCTGCTGTGTGTCCAGCTGCTGCCGCCCAACCTGCTCTAGTGGCTCTTGCTGCTGA
- the LOC104658487 gene encoding keratin-associated protein 4-2 isoform X4 — MVNSCCGSVCSDQGCGLENCCRPSCCQTTCCRTTCCRPSCCVSSCCRPQCCQSVCCQPTCCRPSCCQTTCCRTTCCRPSCCVSSCCRPQCCQSVCCQPTCCRPSCCQTTCCRTTCYRPSCCVSSCCRPTCSSGSCC, encoded by the exons ATGGTCAACTCCTGTTGTGGCTCTGTGTGCTCTGACCAGGGCTGTGGCCTAGAGAACTGCTGCCGTCCCAGCTGCTGCCAGACCACCTGCTGCAGGACCACCTGCTGCCGCCCCAGCTGCTGTGTGTCCAGCTGCTGCAGGCCCCAGTGCTGCCAATCTGTGTGCTGCCAGCCCACCTGCTGCCGCCCCAGCTGCTGTCAGACCACCTGCTGCAGGACTACCTGTTGCCGCCCCAGCTGCTGTGTATCCAGCTGCTGCAG GCCCCAGTGCTGTCAGTCTGTGTGTTGCCAGCCCACCTGCTGCCGCCCCAGCTGCTGCCAGACCACCTGCTGCAGGACCACCTGCTACCGCCCCAGCTGCTGTGTGTCCAGCTGCTGCCGCCCAACCTGCTCTAGTGGCTCTTGCTGCTGA
- the LOC104658488 gene encoding keratin-associated protein 9-2-like isoform X4 produces the protein MTHCCSPCCQPTCCRTTCCRTTCWKPTTVTTCSSTPCCQPSCCVSSCCQPCCCPTCCQNTCCRTTCCQPTCVTSCCQPSCCSTPCCQPSCCVCGSSCGQTSSCAPVYCRRTCYHPTCVCLPGCLNQSYGSSCCQPCCRPACCETTCCRTTCFQPTCVSSCCQPSCC, from the exons ATGACCCACTGTTGCTCCCCTTGTTGCCAGCCTACGTGCTGCAGGACCACCTGCTGCAGGACCACCTGCTGGAAGCCCACGACTGTGACCACCTGCAGCAGCACACCCTGCTGCCAGCCCTCCTGCTGTGTGTCAAGCTGTtgccagccttgctgctgcccaaCTTGCTGTCAAAACACCTGCTGTAGGACCACCTGCTGCCAGCCCACCTGTGTGACCAGCTGCTGTCAGCCCTCCTGCTGCAGCACACCCTGCTGCCAGCCCTCCTGCTGTGT CTGTGGGTCCAGCTGTGGCCAGACCAGCTCCTGTGCACCTGTCTACTGCAGAAGAACCTGCTACCACCCCACATGTGTCTGCCTGCCTGGTTGCTTAAACCAGAGCTATGGATCCAGCTGCTGCCAGCCTTGCTGCCGCCCAGCCTGCTGTGAGACCACCTGCTGCAGGACCACTTGCTTCCAGCCCACCTGTGTGTCCAGCTGCTGCCAGCCTTCTTGCTGCTGA
- the LOC104658488 gene encoding keratin-associated protein 9-2-like isoform X3, with amino-acid sequence MTHCCSPCCQPTCCRTTCCRTTCWKPTTVTTCSSTPCCQPSCCVSSCCQPCCCPTCCQNTCCRTTCCQPTCVTSCCQPSCCSTPCCQPSCCVCCGQTSCGSSCGQTSSCAPVYCRRTCYHPTCVCLPGCLNQSYGSSCCQPCCRPACCETTCCRTTCFQPTCVSSCCQPSCC; translated from the exons ATGACCCACTGTTGCTCCCCTTGTTGCCAGCCTACGTGCTGCAGGACCACCTGCTGCAGGACCACCTGCTGGAAGCCCACGACTGTGACCACCTGCAGCAGCACACCCTGCTGCCAGCCCTCCTGCTGTGTGTCAAGCTGTtgccagccttgctgctgcccaaCTTGCTGTCAAAACACCTGCTGTAGGACCACCTGCTGCCAGCCCACCTGTGTGACCAGCTGCTGTCAGCCCTCCTGCTGCAGCACACCCTGCTGCCAGCCCTCCTGCTGTGT CTGCTGTGGCCAAACCAGCTGTGGGTCCAGCTGTGGCCAGACCAGCTCCTGTGCACCTGTCTACTGCAGAAGAACCTGCTACCACCCCACATGTGTCTGCCTGCCTGGTTGCTTAAACCAGAGCTATGGATCCAGCTGCTGCCAGCCTTGCTGCCGCCCAGCCTGCTGTGAGACCACCTGCTGCAGGACCACTTGCTTCCAGCCCACCTGTGTGTCCAGCTGCTGCCAGCCTTCTTGCTGCTGA
- the LOC104658487 gene encoding keratin-associated protein 4-12 isoform X3: MVNSCCGSVCSDQGCGLENCCRPSCCQTTCCRTTCCRPSCCVSSCCRPQCCQSVCCQPTCCRPSCCQTTCCRTTCCRPSCCVSSCCRPLCCQSVCCQPTCCRPSCSQTTCCRPQCCQSVCCQPTCCCPSCCQTTCCRTTCYRPSCCVSSCCRPTCSSGSCC, from the exons ATGGTCAACTCCTGTTGTGGCTCTGTGTGCTCTGACCAGGGCTGTGGCCTAGAGAACTGCTGCCGTCCCAGCTGCTGCCAGACCACCTGCTGCAGGACCACCTGCTGCCGCCCCAGCTGCTGTGTGTCCAGCTGCTGCAGGCCCCAGTGCTGCCAATCTGTGTGCTGCCAGCCCACCTGCTGCCGCCCCAGCTGCTGTCAGACCACCTGCTGCAGGACTACCTGTTGCCGCCCCAGCTGCTGTGTATCCAGCTGCTGCAGGCCCTTGTGCTGCCAGTCTGTGTGCTGCCAGCCCACCTGCTGCCGCCCCAGCTGCTCTCAGACCACCTGCTGCAGGCCCCAGTGCTGCCAGTCTGTGTGCTGCCAGCCCACATGCTGCTGCCCCAGCTGCTGCCAGACCACTTGCTGCAG GACCACCTGCTACCGCCCCAGCTGCTGTGTGTCCAGCTGCTGCCGCCCAACCTGCTCTAGTGGCTCTTGCTGCTGA
- the LOC104658488 gene encoding keratin-associated protein 9-2-like isoform X1 has product MTHCCSPCCQPTCCRTTCCRTTCWKPTTVTTCSSTPCCQPSCCVSSCCQPCCCPTCCQNTCCRTTCCQPTCVTSCCQPSCCSTPCCQPSCCVSSCCQPCCRPTCCQDTCCRTSCCQPTCVTSCCQPSYCSTPCCQPTCCGSSCCGQTSCGSSCGQTSSCAPVYCRRTCYHPTCVCLPGCLNQSYGSSCCQPCCRPACCETTCCRTTCFQPTCVSSCCQPSCC; this is encoded by the coding sequence ATGACCCACTGTTGCTCCCCTTGTTGCCAGCCTACGTGCTGCAGGACCACCTGCTGCAGGACCACCTGCTGGAAGCCCACGACTGTGACCACCTGCAGCAGCACACCCTGCTGCCAGCCCTCCTGCTGTGTGTCAAGCTGTtgccagccttgctgctgcccaaCTTGCTGTCAAAACACCTGCTGTAGGACCACCTGCTGCCAGCCCACCTGTGTGACCAGCTGCTGTCAGCCCTCCTGCTGCAGCACACCCTGCTGCCAGCCCTCCTGCTGTGTGTCCAGCTGTTGTCAGCCTTGCTGCCGCCCAACTTGCTGTCAAGACACCTGCTGTAGGACCAGCTGCTGCCAGCCCACCTGTGTGACCAGCTGCTGCCAGCCCTCCTACTGCAGCACACCCTGCTGCCAGCCCACCTGCTGTGGGTCCAGCTGCTGTGGCCAAACCAGCTGTGGGTCCAGCTGTGGCCAGACCAGCTCCTGTGCACCTGTCTACTGCAGAAGAACCTGCTACCACCCCACATGTGTCTGCCTGCCTGGTTGCTTAAACCAGAGCTATGGATCCAGCTGCTGCCAGCCTTGCTGCCGCCCAGCCTGCTGTGAGACCACCTGCTGCAGGACCACTTGCTTCCAGCCCACCTGTGTGTCCAGCTGCTGCCAGCCTTCTTGCTGCTGA
- the LOC104658487 gene encoding keratin-associated protein 4-2 isoform X2, whose translation MVNSCCGSVCSDQGCGLENCCRPSCCQTTCCRTTCCRPSCCVSSCCRPQCCQSVCCQPTCCRPSCCQTTCCRTTCCRPSCCVSSCCRPLCCQSVCCQPQCCQSVCCQPTCCCPSCCQTTCCRPQCCQSVCCQPTCCRPSCCQTTCCRTTCYRPSCCVSSCCRPTCSSGSCC comes from the exons ATGGTCAACTCCTGTTGTGGCTCTGTGTGCTCTGACCAGGGCTGTGGCCTAGAGAACTGCTGCCGTCCCAGCTGCTGCCAGACCACCTGCTGCAGGACCACCTGCTGCCGCCCCAGCTGCTGTGTGTCCAGCTGCTGCAGGCCCCAGTGCTGCCAATCTGTGTGCTGCCAGCCCACCTGCTGCCGCCCCAGCTGCTGTCAGACCACCTGCTGCAGGACTACCTGTTGCCGCCCCAGCTGCTGTGTATCCAGCTGCTGCAGGCCCTTGTGCTGCCAGTCTGTGTGCTGCCA GCCCCAGTGCTGCCAGTCTGTGTGCTGCCAGCCCACATGCTGCTGCCCCAGCTGCTGCCAGACCACTTGCTGCAGGCCCCAGTGCTGTCAGTCTGTGTGTTGCCAGCCCACCTGCTGCCGCCCCAGCTGCTGCCAGACCACCTGCTGCAGGACCACCTGCTACCGCCCCAGCTGCTGTGTGTCCAGCTGCTGCCGCCCAACCTGCTCTAGTGGCTCTTGCTGCTGA
- the LOC104658488 gene encoding keratin-associated protein 9-2-like isoform X2, with the protein MTHCCSPCCQPTCCRTTCCRTTCWKPTTVTTCSSTPCCQPSCCVSSCCQPCCCPTCCQNTCCRTTCCQPTCVTSCCQPSCCSTPCCQPSCCPTCCGSSCCGQTSCGSSCGQTSSCAPVYCRRTCYHPTCVCLPGCLNQSYGSSCCQPCCRPACCETTCCRTTCFQPTCVSSCCQPSCC; encoded by the exons ATGACCCACTGTTGCTCCCCTTGTTGCCAGCCTACGTGCTGCAGGACCACCTGCTGCAGGACCACCTGCTGGAAGCCCACGACTGTGACCACCTGCAGCAGCACACCCTGCTGCCAGCCCTCCTGCTGTGTGTCAAGCTGTtgccagccttgctgctgcccaaCTTGCTGTCAAAACACCTGCTGTAGGACCACCTGCTGCCAGCCCACCTGTGTGACCAGCTGCTGTCAGCCCTCCTGCTGCAGCACACCCTGCTGCCAGCCCTCCTGCTGT CCCACCTGCTGTGGGTCCAGCTGCTGTGGCCAAACCAGCTGTGGGTCCAGCTGTGGCCAGACCAGCTCCTGTGCACCTGTCTACTGCAGAAGAACCTGCTACCACCCCACATGTGTCTGCCTGCCTGGTTGCTTAAACCAGAGCTATGGATCCAGCTGCTGCCAGCCTTGCTGCCGCCCAGCCTGCTGTGAGACCACCTGCTGCAGGACCACTTGCTTCCAGCCCACCTGTGTGTCCAGCTGCTGCCAGCCTTCTTGCTGCTGA